From Streptomyces griseorubiginosus, one genomic window encodes:
- a CDS encoding Uma2 family endonuclease — protein MTALPDWMRPPREEGWFAEDLDRLPEAPRHTELIDGALVFMVSPQRSWHGRLVTSLTTTLMATAPAGFEVEREMTIRLDERNRPEPDLLVTTAAYDPDRTWYAPEEVQLVIEVVSPESAHRDRTVKLHKYADAKIPHYWCIEDENGAPVVHVYELDEPTGAYAPAGIFRGTLNRPVPFDISLDLGRLIPRRST, from the coding sequence ATGACCGCACTGCCCGACTGGATGCGCCCGCCGCGCGAGGAAGGCTGGTTCGCGGAGGACCTGGACCGCCTCCCCGAGGCACCCCGCCACACCGAGCTGATCGACGGAGCCCTCGTCTTCATGGTGTCGCCCCAGCGGTCCTGGCACGGCCGCCTCGTCACTTCCCTCACCACTACGCTCATGGCGACCGCCCCCGCCGGTTTCGAGGTCGAGCGGGAAATGACGATCCGTCTCGATGAGCGCAACCGGCCGGAGCCGGATCTGCTCGTGACGACCGCCGCCTACGATCCGGACCGCACCTGGTACGCACCGGAAGAAGTCCAACTTGTCATCGAGGTCGTCTCGCCGGAGTCCGCCCACCGCGACCGCACAGTGAAGCTTCACAAGTACGCGGACGCCAAGATCCCGCACTACTGGTGCATCGAGGACGAGAACGGCGCCCCAGTCGTCCACGTCTACGAACTCGACGAACCAACCGGCGCCTACGCCCCCGCCGGCATCTTCCGCGGCACCCTGAACCGGCCCGTGCCTTTCGACATCAGCCTGGATCTCGGCAGGCTCATCCCGCGGCGGAGCACATAG
- a CDS encoding tyrosine-type recombinase/integrase: MEKQKTCLELALERLAERAIKESTYKEYLGTLRNLGLEDVPAEKATVRYLTNVLNQVLSPGTKRKHAINLRACLGVKVPCPRPAQKVYDLPSLEQINEAFGKSLYRMYAFTMLYAGARIGEACVSQPIKGNVITFDRQRLPDGTIASPKTAGPVFVPEWFAEEYKSFEATKSHNTVYVGMRRAAKKVGLDINPHQLRHKFATELVAAGVSPNVLQKQMRHHDVAVSLRYYVQTTESDINEGVSKAFGQQPA, encoded by the coding sequence GTGGAGAAGCAGAAGACTTGCCTTGAATTGGCGCTCGAAAGGCTGGCCGAACGTGCCATCAAAGAGAGTACGTACAAGGAATACCTTGGGACTCTCAGGAACCTTGGGCTTGAAGACGTTCCGGCAGAGAAGGCGACTGTTCGCTATCTGACCAACGTTCTCAATCAGGTTCTCTCTCCGGGAACTAAGCGTAAGCACGCAATCAATCTCCGGGCTTGCTTGGGTGTGAAGGTTCCTTGCCCGCGTCCCGCGCAAAAGGTCTATGACCTCCCGAGTCTGGAACAAATCAATGAGGCTTTCGGTAAGAGCCTCTATCGCATGTACGCCTTCACCATGCTCTACGCGGGGGCAAGGATTGGTGAGGCTTGCGTCTCTCAGCCCATCAAAGGAAACGTCATCACCTTTGACCGCCAAAGGCTTCCTGATGGCACTATCGCTTCTCCCAAGACTGCCGGGCCTGTCTTTGTGCCTGAGTGGTTCGCAGAGGAGTACAAGAGCTTTGAGGCAACCAAGAGTCACAACACTGTCTATGTCGGCATGAGGAGAGCCGCTAAGAAGGTGGGACTAGACATCAACCCCCATCAGCTCAGGCACAAGTTCGCTACTGAGCTAGTGGCAGCAGGAGTAAGCCCGAACGTGCTTCAAAAGCAGATGAGGCATCACGACGTAGCCGTATCCCTTCGGTACTACGTCCAGACCACAGAGTCAGACATCAATGAGGGAGTCTCTAAGGCGTTCGGCCAACAACCGGCCTAG
- a CDS encoding ATP-binding protein gives MAPERNNEAAEVKEWGWSQQPACVPLSRKVFRKWLAKVNADHYEEDATLCFMELLTNAIRIPSPSGLTETKWLLFEDKLRIEVKDYSDEAPWASNPGPDSENGRGLILVHLLADKWGYDHCTFIGEDGFVPGKWVWFELHK, from the coding sequence ATGGCCCCGGAACGGAACAATGAGGCAGCAGAGGTCAAGGAGTGGGGTTGGTCGCAGCAGCCTGCCTGTGTGCCCCTCTCTCGAAAGGTCTTCCGTAAGTGGCTGGCTAAGGTCAATGCCGACCACTACGAGGAAGACGCAACTCTGTGCTTCATGGAGTTGTTGACCAACGCCATTCGGATTCCCTCTCCTTCTGGCCTCACAGAGACTAAGTGGCTTCTCTTTGAGGACAAGCTGAGGATTGAGGTAAAGGACTACTCCGATGAAGCCCCTTGGGCTTCTAATCCCGGTCCCGACTCAGAAAACGGCAGGGGCTTAATCCTGGTTCACCTGCTTGCCGACAAGTGGGGCTATGACCACTGCACCTTCATTGGTGAAGATGGTTTCGTTCCTGGCAAGTGGGTTTGGTTCGAGCTTCACAAGTAG
- a CDS encoding helix-turn-helix transcriptional regulator: MTETVNSTGVAVSDFSKAVKAEIDSRGMSLRALAKAAHYDVSFISRVLSGKQKPSIDLAKTLDRLWGTQLADKLREPARIEQPSPNDYVRNAVAHFLEHDNRHGGDHVASAAKQVWKAEQKKLSSYEDKRRLADVAEIAEVAGWLLFDANRQEEARQAFMESRHLSELAGDKAMNWFALDMLAMQDVQNGNPGEALRISEELMTNPRVPGRVALLGRVRHARALALAGDRTRALDAVERAQGALQDSISNRDPQWAWWVDEMEVIGHRGEALISLGDYKGALPHLQRANELVKPNGRGALYYSVAELTALAQVGAWRESETTLSRIGVILESVASSRSRARLKGALRVIERDAPDWLKEHAREAVSLG, from the coding sequence TTGACTGAAACAGTCAACAGCACGGGGGTTGCGGTGAGTGACTTCTCTAAGGCAGTGAAAGCCGAGATTGACTCAAGAGGCATGAGCCTTAGAGCACTCGCTAAAGCCGCTCACTATGACGTTTCCTTTATCTCTCGTGTCTTGAGTGGCAAGCAGAAGCCCTCAATAGACTTGGCTAAGACTCTGGATAGGCTTTGGGGTACCCAGCTTGCCGACAAGCTTAGAGAACCCGCCCGCATTGAACAGCCTTCCCCTAATGACTATGTGCGCAATGCCGTTGCTCACTTCCTTGAGCACGACAATAGGCATGGCGGGGACCATGTGGCTTCTGCGGCTAAGCAGGTATGGAAAGCCGAACAGAAGAAGCTTTCCAGCTATGAGGACAAGAGAAGGCTTGCAGACGTAGCCGAGATTGCAGAGGTAGCCGGTTGGCTTCTCTTTGATGCCAATAGGCAAGAGGAAGCTAGACAAGCCTTCATGGAATCCCGCCACTTGTCAGAGTTGGCAGGCGATAAGGCAATGAACTGGTTCGCCCTAGACATGCTGGCTATGCAAGACGTACAGAACGGCAACCCTGGTGAAGCTCTCCGTATCTCAGAAGAGCTGATGACCAATCCTCGGGTGCCGGGCCGTGTGGCTCTCCTAGGCCGTGTGAGGCACGCTAGGGCTCTTGCCCTCGCTGGGGACCGGACAAGGGCTCTGGACGCCGTAGAGAGGGCTCAGGGGGCTCTACAGGACTCCATCAGCAACCGTGACCCTCAGTGGGCTTGGTGGGTTGATGAGATGGAAGTCATTGGCCATAGAGGAGAAGCGCTTATTTCCTTGGGTGACTACAAGGGAGCGCTACCGCACTTGCAGAGAGCCAATGAGCTAGTCAAGCCCAATGGTCGGGGTGCTCTGTACTACTCGGTTGCTGAGCTAACAGCTTTGGCACAAGTAGGAGCATGGCGGGAAAGCGAAACGACGCTTTCCCGGATTGGTGTCATCCTGGAAAGCGTCGCATCGTCACGCAGTAGGGCTAGGCTCAAAGGTGCTCTAAGAGTCATTGAGCGAGACGCCCCGGATTGGCTCAAGGAACACGCTAGAGAAGCCGTGTCTTTGGGCTAG
- a CDS encoding Lsr2 dimerization domain-containing protein, with protein MATKAEPVGSDQAGKPGVQEVITNIPNVGEVKAYFKVETVDDLDEKTTEDIQTLRLTVPQEREQEVVATDENGEPLKNEDGSDKLTTEKVWAYPALEIDLGKASRDKLLKALEPFVSKARESKTQPVATQTTFTASKSTSPHDLNAIRAWAKNAGHEVADKGRIAAKVIEAYYTSTGKTNPEKG; from the coding sequence ATGGCAACTAAGGCTGAGCCGGTAGGCAGTGACCAGGCTGGAAAGCCGGGCGTTCAGGAAGTCATCACCAACATTCCGAACGTGGGAGAGGTGAAGGCGTACTTCAAGGTTGAGACCGTTGACGACCTTGACGAGAAGACGACGGAAGACATTCAGACTCTCCGCCTCACCGTTCCGCAGGAGAGGGAACAAGAGGTAGTCGCCACAGACGAGAACGGCGAACCCCTCAAGAATGAGGACGGCTCAGACAAGCTCACCACTGAAAAGGTGTGGGCTTACCCTGCCCTTGAAATCGACTTGGGCAAGGCAAGCCGAGACAAGCTCTTGAAGGCTCTTGAGCCGTTCGTGAGCAAGGCACGAGAAAGCAAGACTCAGCCGGTTGCCACTCAGACGACGTTCACCGCGTCTAAGTCCACTTCTCCCCATGACCTGAACGCCATTCGGGCATGGGCAAAGAATGCCGGGCATGAGGTTGCCGACAAGGGCCGGATTGCCGCAAAGGTCATTGAGGCGTACTACACCAGCACGGGCAAGACCAACCCTGAAAAGGGCTAG
- a CDS encoding DUF2637 domain-containing protein — translation MKTLSKTSKTAFGLVLLVALALSWWSLSTLAISYGVPEYLAWGISLAFDGAALVTADLASKYARSPDSGAGPRLMTYALIAVSVFLNVSHAQMLGYGLAGQVLFGAPPVIAGVLFELGLKWEHRQSLRERGRVAEAMPVFGKLSWLMFPRKTLKGFRLVLLSRLEDTVSRSVPTQELPDDTDQDTTSEPLRQPETASQDLKDKTTAKSLEKTFPEVSGDMSIAKLVALFHDSGVTDREALREKVSAVKGTEITKGTINKSLSRMK, via the coding sequence ATGAAGACATTGAGTAAGACAAGCAAGACAGCGTTTGGACTAGTGCTTTTGGTAGCACTGGCCTTGTCCTGGTGGAGCCTTTCCACCCTGGCAATCAGTTATGGAGTACCCGAGTATCTAGCTTGGGGTATCTCACTGGCCTTTGATGGTGCGGCACTAGTAACCGCAGACCTAGCGAGTAAGTACGCGAGAAGTCCCGACAGTGGCGCGGGACCAAGACTGATGACATACGCGCTCATTGCCGTATCAGTCTTCTTGAACGTAAGCCATGCACAGATGCTCGGTTATGGGTTGGCCGGACAAGTCCTCTTTGGTGCCCCACCTGTCATTGCGGGTGTCCTCTTTGAGCTAGGGCTCAAGTGGGAACACCGACAGTCGCTTAGGGAGAGAGGACGTGTCGCAGAGGCTATGCCGGTATTCGGCAAGCTGTCTTGGCTGATGTTCCCAAGGAAGACGCTTAAGGGATTCCGTCTAGTGCTGCTGTCTCGGCTTGAGGACACGGTGTCTCGCTCTGTGCCGACACAGGAGCTGCCGGACGACACAGACCAGGACACCACCTCAGAGCCTCTGAGACAGCCTGAGACAGCCTCTCAGGACCTAAAAGACAAGACGACAGCCAAGAGCCTTGAGAAGACGTTCCCGGAAGTCTCGGGAGACATGAGCATTGCCAAGTTGGTTGCTCTGTTCCATGACTCAGGAGTGACCGACAGAGAAGCCCTGAGAGAGAAGGTCTCAGCCGTCAAGGGCACAGAGATTACTAAGGGCACCATCAATAAGAGTCTTAGCCGTATGAAGTGA